One window of Atribacter laminatus genomic DNA carries:
- a CDS encoding FtsK/SpoIIIE family DNA translocase — protein sequence MLSKKNKILIDTFLVIFGAYALLALLSYDVGILGEYIKNFLLYVFGIGAYIFPFYLFYLSIEIYTFEHPGRFRIWSRIAGITLWFIIFLTVSQWQADQNNFTLQSGEFGGWFGKALFSSLIYYLGSSGLFLVLLCLSFFSTFIIGEGRWIRALFSTVKKGLTLSPRPKKSHYPEEEETLPLQKEKKSRLFKKKIQPKATPTLESQTIIKEPLLSETKNLEDDVFRLEELDIEPPAEPLPQIVNIPPVPEKTGGTVSKTKKKKGKEWILPSMNILNEYPNRGDRVSREEITLGIKKLEQTFLEFNVPGKVVNVRIGPTITRYEFQPAPGIKVNKIVALSNDIALAFAAAAVRIEAPIPGRSAVGIEIPNESKEIVSMKELLETTNFLKDTSPLSIVVGKDVIGRPLICDLRDMPHLLIAGATGSGKSVCINVILASLLYKADPNQVRIAMVDPKRVELSIYADLPHLCVPVISDVRWVVKFLKWLCREMDTRYKMLSDLSTRNIEEYNKTVEDYERLPYVVVIIDELADLMMTAPSDVESYICRLAQMARAVGIHLVVATQRPSVDVITGLIKANFPSRISFAVSSQADSKTILDGPGAEKLLGNGDMLFSPVGVNKSIRGQGAYVSTAETKKIVEHWLNQGGEINYAMDFVLKEEVADTSDDEDELYREAVSVVIENGKASTSLLQRRLRIGFNRAARLIERMESEGLVGPYEGSKPRKVIVNRGDDIL from the coding sequence ATGCTTTCAAAAAAAAACAAGATACTCATTGACACTTTTTTAGTCATTTTTGGAGCATATGCTTTACTTGCTCTGCTATCCTACGATGTAGGCATCCTTGGTGAATATATTAAAAATTTTTTACTTTATGTGTTCGGTATCGGTGCCTATATTTTCCCATTTTATCTGTTTTACCTGAGTATAGAAATCTATACCTTTGAACATCCCGGTCGATTTCGAATCTGGAGTCGAATCGCCGGGATTACTCTTTGGTTTATTATCTTTCTTACTGTTAGCCAATGGCAAGCCGACCAAAATAACTTCACCTTGCAAAGCGGTGAGTTCGGTGGTTGGTTTGGAAAAGCTCTTTTTTCTTCTCTCATTTATTATTTAGGATCGTCTGGCCTCTTTCTCGTTCTTCTTTGTCTTTCTTTCTTTAGTACCTTCATCATTGGTGAAGGACGCTGGATAAGGGCTCTTTTTTCTACCGTCAAGAAGGGGTTAACTCTTTCTCCACGGCCTAAAAAGAGTCATTACCCAGAAGAGGAGGAAACTCTTCCTCTTCAAAAAGAGAAGAAATCTCGTCTCTTTAAAAAGAAAATTCAACCGAAAGCCACTCCAACCTTAGAATCGCAAACAATAATTAAAGAGCCTCTTTTATCTGAAACAAAAAACCTTGAGGATGACGTCTTTAGGTTGGAAGAATTGGACATTGAGCCTCCAGCTGAGCCACTCCCTCAAATTGTTAACATTCCTCCGGTACCAGAAAAAACCGGAGGAACAGTTTCAAAAACGAAAAAAAAGAAGGGGAAAGAATGGATCCTCCCCTCAATGAACATTTTAAATGAATATCCCAACCGGGGAGATCGAGTTTCCCGAGAAGAAATCACTCTAGGGATTAAAAAGCTGGAACAAACCTTTCTCGAATTTAACGTTCCAGGGAAGGTAGTCAACGTCCGAATTGGACCGACCATAACCCGGTATGAATTCCAGCCGGCTCCTGGAATAAAAGTGAATAAGATCGTTGCTCTATCAAATGATATAGCTTTGGCTTTTGCTGCTGCGGCAGTTCGAATTGAAGCCCCCATACCAGGACGTTCAGCGGTTGGCATTGAAATTCCAAACGAGAGTAAAGAAATTGTGTCGATGAAAGAACTATTAGAAACCACCAACTTCTTAAAAGATACCTCGCCTCTATCCATTGTCGTCGGGAAAGACGTCATTGGAAGACCATTAATATGTGATTTACGCGACATGCCTCACCTTTTAATCGCGGGAGCAACTGGTTCGGGGAAAAGCGTTTGCATTAATGTAATTCTTGCCAGCCTTCTTTATAAAGCTGATCCCAACCAAGTTCGAATCGCAATGGTTGATCCCAAAAGGGTTGAGTTGTCAATTTATGCCGATCTTCCTCACCTTTGCGTACCGGTGATATCTGATGTAAGATGGGTGGTCAAGTTTTTAAAGTGGCTCTGTCGCGAGATGGATACCCGGTATAAAATGCTTTCCGATCTCTCCACTCGAAACATTGAAGAGTATAACAAAACCGTGGAAGATTACGAACGATTACCCTATGTGGTTGTCATTATCGACGAATTAGCCGATTTAATGATGACCGCTCCTTCCGATGTCGAATCCTATATCTGTCGTTTAGCGCAAATGGCTCGGGCGGTTGGCATCCATTTGGTAGTTGCGACACAGCGACCTTCGGTCGATGTCATTACCGGGCTTATTAAGGCGAATTTTCCTTCAAGAATTTCATTTGCTGTGTCTTCTCAAGCCGACTCAAAAACAATTCTTGATGGTCCAGGTGCAGAAAAGCTCTTAGGAAATGGAGACATGCTATTCTCTCCAGTGGGAGTGAATAAATCCATACGAGGTCAAGGAGCTTACGTCAGTACCGCTGAAACAAAAAAAATTGTTGAACATTGGTTAAACCAAGGTGGGGAAATAAATTATGCAATGGACTTTGTTCTTAAAGAAGAGGTTGCTGATACTTCTGACGATGAGGATGAGCTCTATCGAGAAGCGGTCTCAGTGGTCATAGAAAATGGAAAAGCTTCAACCTCTCTTTTACAAAGACGGCTGCGGATTGGTTTTAATCGTGCTGCCCGTCTAATTGAACGAATGGAGAGTGAAGGTTTAGTTGGTCCTTATGAAGGAAGTAAACCCAGAAAAGTAATCGTCAACAGAGGGGACGATATTTTATGA